A stretch of the Papaver somniferum cultivar HN1 chromosome 6, ASM357369v1, whole genome shotgun sequence genome encodes the following:
- the LOC113291788 gene encoding protein FAR-RED IMPAIRED RESPONSE 1-like, whose product MTFGDREELFNFYKDYSKRLGFGVKKRSNRKDDEGVLRWTTFTCTKAGKTVSRRKNALKPQPSSRTDCKAQLSTSLDIDGRWRINSINLVHNHTILSPSQSRFISCHRYISDSAKRRLEVNDQAGIKGSKSYNSFVVEEGGHENISFLKKGALNYIQKARNLQLGEGDALAVQKYFTKMQSLNSDFFYGMDLDDEGRLKNMFWADPRSREAYKEFVEVVTFDTTYLTNKYAMPFAPFVGVNHHGESILFGCGLISSEDKDTFAWLFETWLTCMHGKAPEGIITYQDKAMQNGIQIVFPNTKHRWCLWHVMKKLPEKFRSYKKYEAISLDMLGVVYDSQDPEEFERDWSVFLEEYNLHENEWLTTLYDERHLWVPCFVKSHFWAGMSTTQRSESINAFFKDYVTSKTTLKQFVYQYEQATNEKVEKESQYDFKSHNSMLSIVTTYEYEVQVRNLYTTSKFKEFQDELTGMMYCIFMSSQENDNLSTYGIREDIVVGEGKKRMIFTISYKKDECVVQCNCCLCESRGILCRHALAVLIRNDVDEFPEKYILRRWRKDVSRSHTKVKVNFNACSATPERKRYDKMCSAFMKIADLASTSEERCTHVIEWMDTMSTKLNDPKNSNGLDVQVDVPVKKTRKRNNSNQSKTTAGTPKKPRKRNSRAQSSNTIPKKSRERNTKVESCKHTPKKPGKRSKLNQYAQDDEVTTAQDVEVYHPIQSFPPEMVEESPINESLAVSMGSNGEGISTA is encoded by the exons ATGACATTCGGCGATAGAGAAGAACTGTTCAACTTTTACAAGGATTACAGCAAACGATTAGGATTTGGGGTAAAGAAAAGATCAAACAGAAAAGATGATGAGGGGGTTCTAAGATGGACTACATTTACATGTACTAAGGCGGGTAAGACTGTGAGTAGAAGAAAAAATGCGTTGAAACCTCAACCTAGTAGTAGAACAGATTGCAAAGCTCAACTATCAACAAGTTTAGACATAGATGGTCGATGGAGAATTAATAGCATAAATCTTGTTCACAATCATACAATTTTGAGCCCTAGCCAATCTCGTTTTATTTCTTGTCACCGGTATATAAGTGATTCGGCGAAGAGAAGACTTGAAGTAAATGACCAGGCAGGAATCAAGGGAAGTAAAAGTTATAATTCTTTTGTGGTTGAAGAAGGCGGGCATGAAAATATTTCATTTTTAAAAAAAGGCGCCTTGAATTATATTCAGAAAGCACGAAATTTACAACTCGGGGAAGGTGATGCTCTTGCAGTTCAAAAATATTTTACAAAGATGCAAAGTttgaactctgatttcttctacGGTATGGACCTGGATGATGAGGGTCGCTTAAAGAATATGTTTTGGGCAGATCCAAGGAGTAGAGAAGCATACAAAGAATTTGTAGAAGTTGTCACATTTGACACTACTTATCTGACAAACAAGTATGCTATGCCTTTTGCTCCTTTTGTTGGTGTAAACCATCATGGTGAATCTATTTTATTTGGGTGTGGGCTGATTTCGAGTGAAGACAAAGATACATTTGCTTGGTTATTTGAAACATGGCTTACATGCATGCATGGAAAAGCTCCAGAAGGAATCATAACATATCAAGATAAAGCTATGCAAAACGGTATACAGATTGTGTTTCCAAATACCAAGCACCGTTGGTGCCTTTGGCATGTGATGAAAAAGTTACCTGAAAAATTTAGAAGCTACAAAAAGTATGAGGCTATTAGTCTCGATATGCTCGGTGTTGTTTACGATTCACAAGATCCTGAAGAATTTGAACGAGACTGGTCTGTGTTCCTTGAAGAATATAACTTGCATGAGAATGAATGGTTGACTACATTATATGATGAGAGACATCTTTGGGTGCCATGTTTCGTCAAATCCCATTTCTGGGCGGGGATGTCAACCACTCAAAGAAGTGAAAGCATTAACGCTTTCTTTAAGGATTATGTAACTTCCAAAACCACGTTGAAACAATTTGTTTATCAATATGAACAAGCAACAAATGAAAAAGTGGAAAAAGAAAGTCAGTATGATTTTAAATCGCACAATTCAATGCTATCAATTGTTACTACTTATGAGTATGAAGTACAAGTTCGAAATCTATATACCACATCAAAATTCAAAGAGTTTCAAGATGAACTGACAGGAATGATGTACTGTATATTCATGAGTTCCCAAGAAAACGATAATCTCTCAACTTATGGCATACGAGAAGATATCGTAGTTGGGGAAGGAAAAAAGAGAATGATTTTTACTATAtcatataagaaagatgaatgtGTTGTACAATGCAATTGTTGTTTGTGTGAATCCAGGGGAATCCTTTGCAGACACGCGTTGGCTGTCCTTATTCGAAAtgatgttgatgaatttccagaaaaatatattttaaggaGATGGAGGAAAGATGTGTCTCGGAGCCATACAAAGGTTAAAGTAAATTTTAATGCTTGTTCTGCAACTCCTGAACGAAAAAGGTATGATAAAATGTGTTCAGCCTTTATGAAAATTGCAGATCTTGCATCCACGAGCGAAGAACGTTGTACTCATGTTATTGAGTGGATGGATACTATGTCCACAAAATTAAATGATCCTAAAAACAGCAATGGTCTA GATGTTCAAGTCGATGTTCCTgtcaaaaaaacaagaaaaagaaacaacTCGAATCAGTCCAAGACTACAGCTGGTACTCCAAAGAAACCTAGAAAAAGGAACTCTAGAGCTCAATCGAGTAATACTATTCCAAAGAAATCTAGAGAAAGGAACACTAAAGTGGAATCGTGTAAGCATACTCCAAAGAAGCCTGGAAAAAGAAGCAAACTAAATCAGTATGCTCAAGATGATGAGGTAACCACTGCTCAGGATGTTGAG GTTTATCATCCCATACAATCATTTCCTCCAGAAATGGTAGAGGAGTCTCCCATCAATGAGAGCCTAGCAGTGTCCATGGGATCAAATGGCGAAGGAATTTCAACAGCCTAG